From the genome of Primulina huaijiensis isolate GDHJ02 chromosome 11, ASM1229523v2, whole genome shotgun sequence:
GACTGCGAATTATCATGCATATTTGTCTTCTTCATGATTTGCTTGCTGATTTTCTCCAGCATTTTACAGACTCTTCAAATTGGTGGCCAATTTTGTCTCGGTCACTTCAGATTAAGCATCATCGAGTCGGTTCGCAAATTTTTCGAACTcgttcaataaatatttgatttgtattcaAATTTATTGAATTCGAGTCGAACTCGAACAAGTTTGAACTTTTTTCCGAACTGAACTCAACTCAAAATTATTTGTTCGATTGTTCGCGagccttaatattttattaatataatctaATTacgtattttatatatatatatatatatatatatattattctaaCAATAGCTCTAACAACTCGCGAATAGATTCGAAGATTTCGAGTCGAACTCAAACTCAAACTTCCTTTCGAGCTGAactcgagaaaaaaaaaaaaccgagcTTCGAATCCAGCTCGAACTCGAATATACTTAATTCGAAACAAATTCAAACATTAAAATTTTCCTATTATTTAACTCGATCCGGTTCGTTTATACCCCTATTTCATAAGctacttaaattatattttcatcaagaatttcgtcctcttccctattttcattgaatttgtctctctctctctccaaTTTACAATCATTTTTCGCATTTAAAGAACATCGATCATATCATACTTAATAAATACTAGTATAATGATGCATGTATTGTGTGCTTGTACTATAATTCATCTtgtatatatttaaatgagggtcaaaatataattaaaaataataatatagataatatagATTGTACAACGGTCGTTTAATTGATTTGATGAAATTttatagataaataatattatgtttgttaaaatatttgaatatgaaGTGAAATAATATCgcaaaaagaataaaatatttgatttgattgattaaagttAAGATAAGATAATAAAATTCTACTTTTATtcttttcaataattaattaatataataaatagagAAAGAATAATATAGTAATTTTGTATTCAGTTATTTGATTAATGACATTTGATGAGATTGAGACAATTAGAGGCTTTATAatagattttagatttcttattatgaaaataataattatattcaaTGTTTTGTGACGGTATAATTCAGATTCCGAGACTATATTCCATATAATCATTAATACACCTCATTAAATACTCGATGTAGTTAGTTGTACTTCCATACTactaattaatacaaataatgaCCACTTGCAACTAATTTGGACAGTTCCTTTTtattcagtggtggaatccttGAATTCGACCGGATACATTCTTTTTTTATGACCTAGANATTGTATTACTAGTGTTTTTGATGCGTGTATATGTATAGTCGATTTTTATACGATCTTTTTGAAAACTAGACGTATTACCCCTTCAAATGGCTCGGAATCGATAAAAATCATTGAAATTCGTGTAGATGGAAAATACCTTCCACATGAAAATTATGTTGATTATCCTTAGAATGGAAATCACAATAATTAGAAATCAATTAATTTAGTAATGGTGAAAATGCTTCAAAAGCGACTGAAAGGACTAAACAGAGAAGAGGTGGAAAAATTTAAAGTATGAAAATGAGAGTGAGTTATACTTTATGGAGACAATGACTGTGACTGACGGAGACGGCGAATATTGGCATGAACCGACGGTGCTAATGTCATCTCGCTTAAACTGCTAGCTGACAATATAATTTTATGGATAATTAATCATGGGATTTGCTTAAACAATAACTAATTCATGATCACGTAcgtcttaattatttttttagcatGTTCTAAATTCCATTACTATGTTTAGAGAATTGGGTTGGCGAAGAAATTAAATTCAAGAGTAGAATAATTTAAACTGACGAACGTAGAATTTGGGGCTGTATAAATAAGAAGAAGTACGTAGAGTACCAAACCAAGTGTATCTTGTCTTAATTAGGATCCGGCAAGTAAGGGAGAAATTAAATTTcgtaaaaaatatgattttcctCTATATCTTAAATCTTACAAatttaaaacacacacacacacatatatatatatataaagcatCGGGAAGAAACGATCTCTCCAACACATAAATGGCTTGGATCAGTGTTGATCAGTATGGTAACAAATGGGACATTGGATCTAACATGTGTGTAATAAACAGCAGCTGGGATTGATTTTACCCGAAAGATGGAGTTTTTTTTAGATTACAGATGGCTGGGGAACGTGTGATTATTTTGATTAAGTGAATAAAAAGAGAGGCGAGGAACATATCGACCAAGTCTAATCGGAAAAATAATCACGTGAAACAGCGGTGAAGGGAGGCCCATATATAATTTGGACGTGTGAGGAGGCACACACTCACCTCACACGTACGTGTCTGCTCCTGACAAGACACTTAGTATCAGCACGTGTGGACCCTTGGCGAAAGGAATGTTGACTTTGACCCCACCCGCACGTGAGGAAATATCTCACCTTGTTTGCCTGTCGGGCATGtgtttttaattcattttggGTGGTGGAGATTTCGAGTGGATAGGGCGTTTGACAAGACTTGTAATATGTACACAGAAAACCAGAATAACATAGCAAATAATGTTATTCAAAGGTGAACTTTTGTTTATTGCCCACTTGACTTGAGCAGTCATGTATTTGGCCCTTCATCATCAGGAATGTATTCAGTTGAGATCAAATAATTTACaactaaattttatattatatgaaaCCCACTTGCACATTGCATATTTCGAAGTACTAATTCATGATATAATATAATCGAGTGTAAACAGTATAGCAACAGCGTAGATTTTACGATGATGCCCGGTGCTACAGCCACCACAAACACTTGACCAACAACTGGAATATATGTGAGGAAAAAAATACTGGTTTTTTGTTAGATGATGATGTTTCCACATACAAACTATATGCCGTATAACAGCCCATCAAGTGCGGCCTGCTTTTTAACCGGCCCAGAAATTACTATCACTAGGCCCAGAAATTTTTCTGACTTCGGTGGCTCTTCCATTCAATACAGTAGATACCACAGCATGACTTTCTCGTGCTCACATCCGACATGAGTGGCGGAAAATAAATgtaaggaattttttttaaaaaaaaaacagatgaagatgaagatgcataatttttatatgttgtcaCCTCGTCGAATTTTGAATGTAGGTGAAATTATGAACCGATTAAAGTTTGTATGTTTTTTAGAGTTGTCTGGGGATCTTGTGAAGCATCAACTCTGAGGATTCCTTCGGATTCATCAATCTGAAGCAAATCCAACTGAGATTCCAAGAGTTTAGCAGGCATGAAGTGCTGCCCCTCTGCTGCTCTTTTCTCGAGTCGAGCACCAAGAATCCCAGCCCCAACTTCtaacaaaacaaattttacGCTGCACATGTAAGAACCTCGTACATATCTTGCATCTGCGTGTCTAAGAATTTCTCTGTATGACTCCTTTAAAGCAGAGCATCCAAGAATTACAGTTCCACCATTTACCGAACGTGCTATTAAGGCATCACGAAGAGTTTCGATCCAAGGGATTCGGTCGTCATCTGTCAAAGGGATCCCATTTTTCATCTTATCTGCTTTGTTAAACAGATTggcttattttttatacaatagaAAACCGCAGAATCTTCAGGCAAAATGCAGAAGTGAATCTACCTTTGTTGGACTGAGGATGATAATCATCGGCGTCAATAAAGCAGCCATTTAGAGATTTTGCCAGCATCTCACCAATTGTTCTGCAGAAGAGATGACATAATACACCGGCAGCATTGTAATAAGTAACAAAACATTGGTGGAAATAAGGATATTGAACTCAATCAAATTTTTAACTGGTTGGTAATGCAAAATTGATTTACTCATCCAGCCATCTATTAGGATGAGAGTTAAGCTACCGTGTCTTAATACTATGCAAATGCCTTACTTAGGCAAGAGCATATTGAACCTTGCATTCTTGAAGTCACAAACTCGATATAGTTCAATGATCATTATCCATGTTGACGACTCGGTAATTTTCCCAAGTTGTAAAACTCAAGGTCAATGACGACAAGTGAATGGGTGCagtcaaaattaaacaaaatgaAGGAAAAGCAACAGCTGAAAATGAATTAAGGTCATTAACAAGTAAAGTTATGTTTGTAGCTAAGGCAGGAATAGGTGTCTCAACACCTTGTTATTCAAGATATGGTGTATTAGTTAAGAGTAGTATAATGCGGGTGTATAAAGACACAAGGTAATCATTTTAtcccaaaaaatcatttgaaatctgACATATAGAAAAGATGAGAAACATGGAATCAATAGATGAACTTTAAACTTACGATTTTCCGACACCACTGACTCCCATGATCACAATAGCTACTCCTGCCAAAAGGTAGTACATTGGTCATGAGATAAAAGGATTCCATGACATTAGTAGAGAAATTGCATATACTGGTATGATCAAACAAACTAGATCTCGTATTCCAAATATTGTTAACATATCATATTACTACATGGTTTTGTGACAAGCATTGTTGCAGCATTGACTTCAGCATACATCGAGGAAACAAAAGTGTGTGGGAGATACCTGTATCAGATGCCATTTCTCTATAGAAGAGTTGACCTCTCGAGTTTAGAAGCGATGAATATTACCTGTAGAATGATATCTACAAGCTCGTCAATTTTTTTGCCAATCCTTCTAAATCGCAAGCAGCTATCCGcgaatcaaaaaaattaaaaataccaGATTTTCCCTGATACTTGAAAATTTATCAAGTCCTCGCAAAACAAGAACAGACAGCAGCCCTCCACGAATTGGAGAACCTAATAGTAAGATTGTCTAGAAATAACAAGAGAGATTCTGGTAACTAAAGATCAAGAGGAACGGATACAAAGAGGAATCATTTGTCTAAAATAAGTCTGATAACTGCTAAGGGAAAAAAATAAGATACATAATtctaagaaatttttaaaactaaacTTGCAGATTCCAAGTTGTGAATCAAGATAAACGTGTATAAGTTGTGAGTGGACATGTATACCCAACTATGTGAAACCATATTTTATAAGATAGCCAATAGACATTGGAGGTTATGAATACAAACACTGGGACCCTTGGGTGTTCATATGACTACAAAATCTTGAACTTCTGTTCAGGAAATGAGCAGGGTCCTTTCTTCTCAAGGAAATTAGTATGAGATGAAAAAATTGTAAGTCAGACTCCCCTTGTATTCCACAGaagaaccaaaaataaaaactttgcaagcaaaaaaaaaaaatcgatcgcTTCCCTTCTTAcatcattgaaattgaattacTAAATCCCGATAAGATCAAGAATAACAGATACTAACAGCACCACAATCAATATGTTTTAGGCATCAGAAAGAATATCATGATCAACGTCATAGGatcaaaaagaaagaaattaataCCTATAAAGGCTCCTGTAAGATGAATCGAaattgcaataaataaataaaagacaaGTCAAGCACAATTAAATTTTACCCTTCAACTGCCCAGGAAAACAGTGAATTTGTGTTGCTGCGCTTCTTCCAATCCTTTAATATATCAGGTAGTATTGACCATTTAGCTATATCACGAGCACATGATGTTTGGGCTAAAGCTtccttattattaataattggGCCTCGTCCAGTATTATAAGCCCGTTAGCTGCTTAGTTTAGATCTGTTGTTGATTGAATCCGATCCTTAGCATCCATGCAAGCAAATAAATAATCATCTTCTTCAATTCCATACACAACAAACATTTAATTTCACCATTAAAGGAAGCATGTGCTGTGTCGGCTGCTGCTCTGCTACAAACAAACATGTTAGTTGGGTACATTGATATTTGACTGATGATCAACTTCTTCAAAACTAACTGATCCATTTAATTCATCAACATGGGAGATGTTTTAAGGTTCTTACAACAACAGCGTGTAAGGAAGGCCCTGTGATCTtcactcaaataaatattatgttaGGCCATCTATTTAATGTCTTGCATAACTTTGCCAACAATTCGTGggaaaaatcataatttcatgcactaatttataaaatcatgtttcCCCACTTTAGCATTAATATGTGTGAGAGAGACCCCATGGCTTTTGTAATAAACACATATCTATATGCTAGCGGGATAGACAATTatggtaatttaattaaatggtgACGGTCTTTTTCATACCCATCTGACCATTTTCAATGATTGCCGTCCAGCTTTGGAACATTGTACTATTTACTCGTTGaataaacaaatatatcattttcaaaaaataaaataaacaaatcaaattataataattattattatttaaattgactCCCTGAAGAAGATGCAAATCGCAAACATACTATACAATCTCACCTCAGATAATATTAGCATTTTCTTATATCTTTCAACCCCATGTCGAGTACTTAAACCTCAAAGAGATGAGtgagtttcttttctttctttttatcttttcaaatctttttcaaGTGAACTACGGAAAGCATAAATTAcatgataattatttttctcTACTTTTTTCTACGAAttctaatatttatttttatttaattgttacgGCCACATAGTATTATAttagtttttcaaattttaaatttatagcatcataataaaattattttaaatatgtgtagGTCTTATGTGAGACAATCTCAAGAATCtatatctatgagacgggtcgaCCTGACATCATGCTTAAATTAAAAAAGAgtatttttggtataaaatataatattctttATATATTGAATCGGATATGAGACATGTTTCGTAAAATTGATTCGCTAACACATAAGTTTATGAGTTTAAATATTATACCCAACATAATTATTTGGCCTATCGAAACAAAAcgttggaccatgttatgaacAAGCAACCGGTTCTTAACTTAAAGTGATTCCAAGCATCGTAACCTGGAAAAAGTTGGAACACAAAAATCTGAAACCGGAAGAGAAAATTAAACGGTTCCAGTAGGCCTCATTTTGTAAAAGTTATTCTACATTTACGTTCATATTTGTACGTCAAatcttatattataaaaattcaatttgtcaaaatttcaatatatattaaatgcaaaatctcacaaaaataaatatagtgAGGTAGCTTTTAAAATTATCCATTTTGTAAATATCACCGAAAACAGGTCACGAATCGAAGTGTCCGCTACTGCATGCTTCAACCGATGGCGTAACGGAAAATGACACCCCAAATTGACGCcttttatttttggaataaatcataattcaaattcctgatattataataatataattagtaAATGATTACATTTGACTTTCGGGGTACGGTACCGGACGTTACAATGTGAGTCTTATGACCGAATTACCCTTGTCGGAAATTGGTGTGTCCTTTTCACCTCCACGTACCAGAAGCTTTTGTAATTGTCTGAATTTACGAGGGGCACACATGGAATATGATCTTTCTGCCCTTGCAGGAAGGGTCAGGTGTCTTGGTGCTAAGGATATATGACTCTTGGAAAGGATTGTTGTGGTCATCATGGGCAAATTGGCTTGTCGTCAAATAGAGAAAATTAAATGCTTCTCaaaattacatatatttatttacataaattttatgtaatttcAGCTTTTACAGTAATGACAGGGttctaattattttaatttttatttgttcattttatgtaattttaatgattttaccGTGGTGCAACGCAAAGGGGAAGTCGTTGGTTTCACTTTCGGACCTACTTAATATGCCTAACAAAATTAGTCATGTTTGGTTGTGACTTTAAATAGGATAAACAAAGGCGCTATCATTTCTCTTTTATCCAATTTGAACCAAACATTGTATTTAAACCATGCATGTAAATAAGCaaataaaatcccataaatatCTACTGATCCCTCATATTAGTCTGACCATTAAAACGTAATTTCTTTGTTAATATGTTCCGACAGGTATCATTGTCGCGTCGCACAACAATCCGGGCCCCTACAATTAATTCATTGTTTTGGTCCCCACCAACTGAGGAGATCCCAAAGCAACTCTTGCATATTCTacacaaaatcaaatatatcaCTCCCCGATagctttttttaatataaattttcgaTGATATCCTAAAGATAGACTATGAGTCCCATGATCACCATAACTATGTAGATgtagattattttaattattttttttaatatatttatattgatcACATAATAATTTAGGGATTGAGGGGTAATTTAGTATAATAACAAGCAGCATAAACTTCCTTTTTTAAACAAGCTTGCTACTTTCCAAACTCCCTTACTAAACCACTCCTTAAACCCCTCGATTGTTCTCTTTCCTTATCTTTTTCGCAGTATTATTACT
Proteins encoded in this window:
- the LOC140987100 gene encoding gluconokinase-like isoform X2; the encoded protein is MASDTGVAIVIMGVSGVGKSTIGEMLAKSLNGCFIDADDYHPQSNKDDDRIPWIETLRDALIARSVNGGTVILGCSALKESYREILRHADARYVRGSYMCSVKFVLLEVGAGILGARLEKRAAEGQHFMPAKLLESQLDLLQIDESEGILRVDASQDPQTTLKNIQTLIGS
- the LOC140987100 gene encoding gluconokinase-like isoform X1; its protein translation is MASDTGVAIVIMGVSGVGKSTIGEMLAKSLNGCFIDADDYHPQSNKDKMKNGIPLTDDDRIPWIETLRDALIARSVNGGTVILGCSALKESYREILRHADARYVRGSYMCSVKFVLLEVGAGILGARLEKRAAEGQHFMPAKLLESQLDLLQIDESEGILRVDASQDPQTTLKNIQTLIGS